Below is a genomic region from Drosophila kikkawai strain 14028-0561.14 chromosome X, DkikHiC1v2, whole genome shotgun sequence.
CAGTTGGAGGCTTTGCTGGAGAGGATTCAGGACGGTGATGCCTTTACGGTTTTGGATGTGGCCCAGCGCAAGGCCAAGCTGCAGATTTTGAACAAGTATAGTAATGGCGAGGCGGTGGCGGAGCTTagtgaggaggaggagcaggagcaggaggaggaggaagagcaggaggatcaggaggaggaggaggatgataCCACCGAGACCAATCGACGCGGCATCACCTACCAAATGGCCAAGAACAAGGGTCTAACCCCTCACCGCAAAAAGGAGCTGCGTAATCCCCGCGTTAAGCATCGTGGCAAATACCGCAAAGCTCTCATCCGGCGCAAGGGCGCCGTCCGTTCGGTTCGCAAGGAGACCAAGCGCTATGGTGGCGAAATGTCCGGCATCAAGGCCAGCGTCAGCAAGAGTGTCAAGTTTCGCACGTAAcaaaattgataaatataaaatataaattaaaaaagtgtaaaatattcaacaaaattccacaaatttgtttttcttttttattggtttttttttgtgtttttgttttacattttacaaACGTATAATATTCAAGTTTTTCCAACCAATTAAAATGTAGATGAAGGGTCCTTACGTCTGCTTGGCTTTGTACATTCAATTACGGTTTTGGTTCagttggtttttgtttttgtttaggttttcttttgttttttgtttttgtgtctTTAAACTTCTTTCTCTTTACTTGTCCTTGAGGAAAAGCTTTCTAAAATCATCATTCGACTTGAGTGAAgtctcttcttttttgccattggacgaggacgaggtcgAAGTGGATGTGGATGGCTGTGGTTCTTCCTTTTCATTCTCTTCCTGGGCCAACTCTAAGCGACGCTTCTTGGCCGCCGTGGCAGCTGCCTCTTGGCGCACTAAGGTCGTGGGTATCAGGGAGGTTTGTACGCGTCTCTTGGGCGCCACCTTGGCTGCTCCACCATCAGCTGAACCGGGTCCTAGTGGTTCTGGTGCTCCAGGTGCTGCAGGTTTTGCTGGAGGATTTGAAATGGCcacaaaaatctaaaaattacaattaaaaatcatttaaaaacaattaaaaaaaggaaatattctaaaaacTCACAGCTAATCCATGCAATTTATGGCCATTTAGTGTAAACACCGCCTTCTGAGCCGCCTCCGGCTTCTCGTACTCCACATAGGCTATGCCTTTCATCTGTTTTCTATGGAAAAAGACATAAACAACTATAAGccaaagagagggagagggagagtaaGCCTAAAACTCACTGCTTGTGGACCAGACGCACATCCTTGACCTGGCCAAAGGGCTGGAAAAGCTCCATTAGCTCCTCCTTGGTGACGGCCGGATGCAGGTTCCTAGCAAACACCTTGTTGGTCTCCAAATGGGCTGTAAAAAGTTGGTTTATTTggaattatttcaattaaaaattggaATTTCTTCCTTTAAGGACAAAGGACTCACGCGAATACTTCAAATGGGAATCACGGACTTCGGTGGCAGCCGGCTCAACAGGACTTGGCTTGGCTATGGGCTCCTCTGATGGCTTGGAGGCAACTCCTGCCTTGGGCAACTCTTGCTTTTTGGTACCCATTCTCAGCTCGTGAGCCTGACGACGACGCTGCTCACGATTTAGGGGAGGCTGAGCCTCAGGTAGAGTCTTCTGGTGAGTCTTGGGTTGAGTCTTGGGCTGAGTCttctgctgcggctgctgtgaTCGCTGCTGGCGAGtagcctgctgctgttgttgtggctgctgTGGGCGCTGCTGGCGAGTAGGCTTCCTCACATATTCCGGCGGCAGTTCCAAGGCCTGGCAAGCGGCAATGGTCTCGTATGAGCCATAACAACGCTCATAGCGACGGTACAGCTCCTGGACCATCAAGCCATCCTCCAAGCAAGGCTGGGCCAGGGCCTCGCGGAGTATATCCCGGGTGCCCTGCCCGGCATTATACTCGCTCTCCATTTGGGCATAGGCCAGCCATAAAACGCTGCGACGATTGCTGCCGGGATAGCCTGAAAAAAAGAGAATCAAAGAGATTCCAAGGAGATTCCAAAAGAAGCTAAACCCCCAAAGAGACTCACCCATTATCTGACGCCAAATGGTGTTGGCATGAATGGGACTCGCCAGATGGGCATACTCCACCTGTGCCCACAGCTGCAGTATCTCATAGCGCGTGTCCGCCTGCTCACCGTACAGCGCGGACAAATCCTCCCAGACCTTGAGAAAGGCAGCACGCAGGCTGCTCTTCTGATCCTCATCACTGGGATTGGTATTGCGCACACGATACGCCAAGTAGTCCAGATGCAGCTCCACCGTCATGCTGATATCCGGTTCAATGCGCTTCAAAATCTTCTGGATCTGTTCATCCACCGCTGACTGAGCAAAGTCCGCACGCTCCATCAGGACCAATAGCTTGTGATTCAAACGGACACTGGGACGGCAGCGTACACCACGCTTGGCCAAGTCCAGGACTTTGCTAAGCAGGTAACCCCTGCCCAAACGGTCGTCCTCAACGTCTTCCTCGTCAGCTTCCCCTTCATTACCATCTTGGATGAAACGCATGTAGGCCAGCCACAAGGCATCGGCGGTGGGAAATTTCGAAACGGAACGCTCGAAAATGAAACGAATGATGGCATATTTGATATTCTCTGGCAGATCCAAGGCCAACACCTCCTCCACATGCCTGCTGTGAACCTTGGCCCAGTCCCAGTCACTGTATTGGATTCTCATATCCTCCAGATGATGCTTAAAATCGCTGACCACATGGTTTATGGTTTCTCGCTCTTGAACTGTGGCCTTCCAGGTGGCGCAGTGTTTCAGTAGTAGCTCTTGGAACTCGTCATTGTTCGATGTCAATATGTCCCGCAATCTGAGTCCGTAGTCGGGACGCTCTACGTCATAGTCGGCCAGGAGTTTGGCCCAAAGAAGTTGATGATGGTGGCTCATTTGCTGACTCTCCAGGTGGACCACAACGAACTCGGCCAAAGGGGTGCCTAAAGTAAAGAATTATTTGAACAATTTCTAGAGTTTTTGGTAAGGAGGTAACCTACTGTAGTGATAGCTTAGGGCAGTGGCGCATTTCTCTTCGAATTCCTTAAGCTCGGCCTCGGTTTGGGTCACCACTTTTCGTGCCTTGAGATACTTGAGCCAAATGTGGGCTGGAACAGTGGCTTCATTCTGAAGGAGCTGAACGGCCAGCTCGATCTTGGCCAGGTCATTGAGTTTGCTGTGAAAGGGAAGAGGGTTTAAAGGTGTTGCAACTTGAGATCTTGGTGTTTATCCTTAGGCTTATTCCATTTGGAAATGGGAATTCGAGCCGAAAGAAGAAGCCACCAAGCCAGGTTAAATGGAACACTTACAAAGCAATCTCGCTTAGTTTCAACAGTTGGGCAAACTGTTTCTGCGGTTGGGCCAGGAGCTCATCAAAATTACGCTCCCACTCGATTTCTGGACTCTCATCGTCGCTATCGCTGGGCTCGCTGGTGGTATAGTCTTCACCTTTCAAATCCTCGCTGTCCGAGTCCTCAATCACGCCCACCTCGTCTTCATTATTGCTGGAATCGCCTGCTTTGGGCTGATCTTGATCCGATTCCGAGTCCTCGTCGTCATCCGAGGACATAATCTCAATGGTGGTCAAGTcttggccgccgccgccgccgccagcagCAACGGGTGATTGTCCTAAACGTAAACGCTGGAGCAAAGCCTCACGATGCTCttgctttttcttttgcttcaTTTCCTCCTGCTGTTTCTTctgcttctcctgctcctcgtcGGAGGAGTCGCCCAATACTTGCTCTGTCTTCGGCTGACCAGGTACCTCCATCAGGTCGAACgcctcgtcgtcgtcatcatcatcgtcgtcgtcgtcgatgtcatcctcatcctcgtcctcgtccaaGTCCTGCACCGGCGGCATCTCGTCCAGCTCCTTTTCCAGCTCCCTCTCCAGCTGCGGGAGGAGGCAAGCAATTGAAGCCAATTCCCGAGACCAGATCCCAGTTCTCCCCCCGGCACTCACCTGATTCTCGTCGTCCATGTTGTTAGCTTACAGCGGCTTTTAGTCTTCGTTCAAGTTTTTAGCTGCAATTTcacttaaaaaacaaactgaaaagcaaacgaaaaaaaaaataaacaaacacaaacgGTGGCACTTTACAACTGCAGGCACGTTAGTTTCAGGCACTCGGCTCGAATTTGACTGGATATATGCTTGAAGGTTAGCTCGGAGCAGACCGGTGACTGCTTAGCACTTTCAGTTCAAGTCATCGAAtaggaaattattttaattttaattttcgtttCGACTCCGTTTGTCGCCGAGCAGTGTGACCAACAGTGCGGGGGGCGGAAAACACCTCGAATCTATCGGGTTGTAAGATGGCTGGTCACACTCAAGCAGGATACCGACtaaactaatatttaaaaaatagatttatatatatataaaaataaaaaatttataaaatatatatgtatattaatatatatttttatagaaaatattatagaagtgaaaatgaaatatcgatattttaaaattcaaatagaaattgaaatcgaaagccaaaaatgcattaatttccatTGCAAAAGCTTGTCTGTATTGATTTTGTATTATGTTTTGTactaaatgcaattttaataagtttaaaatattttattcatggtttttttttatatatcggCCACATATTTATGAATCCAGTCGTAtaaaaaataccttaaataaaaaatatatatataaattataagcaactccttaaattgaattaaactaaaattaaaatatatatattatgctctctttttaataatataataagtttaaaatattttattcatggtttttttttatatatcggccacatatttataaatccaGTCGTATAAAAAAtacctaaaataaaatatatatatataaattataagcaactccttaaattgaattaaactaaaattaaaatatatatattatgctctctttttaataatattcttaCTATCTATATAAAAACATCGACTGCAGTGCTAAAGTTTTTAGCTGGTGCTATCGATTTCGATAGACAAACGCAGGCGGCGTTGCCATATCTGCTATGACAAACTACAGTTAAGTTTCTTGGCACCGGCAGCAGTCCGATTTTCAAGTTGACAGAAAAGCGTCGAGTTTGGACGAAAAATCGAATAATGAATTCGAAAGAAAAGCCGAATCCCTTTGGAAACGGCGTGGGGGCAGACCCGCCCCGCGTGGAGGATGAATGCCGATCCACCGATGGCAATTGTGGCGCCAAGGACGCCACCGAACATGTGAGAGCAAGGCTTTTTCCCCCTTTCTGCAGTAGAAAAAAACGGTAAatcttgtatatatttataaattaggCAACGAAGGAAGTATTTAGCACTGTGGAGGAACTTTCCCAGTCAGAAAATGCAGATGAACGGGTcagttgtgttttttgttcgCTTGAATTTGCCAATTTCCTGGAATACCcaaaaattttagaatgtttGCGAGGCAGAGGAATGCGTTGGAAGTCTAAAAAACCAGCAGTTTCCTAGGGAAGATGGAGCCATGGAAAAGGCCACCCTGGATGTacggttttgatatttatgtttttttttaatgctatttctctatatatattat
It encodes:
- the Rnp4F gene encoding RNA-binding protein 4F is translated as MDDENQLERELEKELDEMPPVQDLDEDEDEDDIDDDDDDDDDDEAFDLMEVPGQPKTEQVLGDSSDEEQEKQKKQQEEMKQKKKQEHREALLQRLRLGQSPVAAGGGGGGQDLTTIEIMSSDDDEDSESDQDQPKAGDSSNNEDEVGVIEDSDSEDLKGEDYTTSEPSDSDDESPEIEWERNFDELLAQPQKQFAQLLKLSEIAFKLNDLAKIELAVQLLQNEATVPAHIWLKYLKARKVVTQTEAELKEFEEKCATALSYHYSTPLAEFVVVHLESQQMSHHHQLLWAKLLADYDVERPDYGLRLRDILTSNNDEFQELLLKHCATWKATVQERETINHVVSDFKHHLEDMRIQYSDWDWAKVHSRHVEEVLALDLPENIKYAIIRFIFERSVSKFPTADALWLAYMRFIQDGNEGEADEEDVEDDRLGRGYLLSKVLDLAKRGVRCRPSVRLNHKLLVLMERADFAQSAVDEQIQKILKRIEPDISMTVELHLDYLAYRVRNTNPSDEDQKSSLRAAFLKVWEDLSALYGEQADTRYEILQLWAQVEYAHLASPIHANTIWRQIMGYPGSNRRSVLWLAYAQMESEYNAGQGTRDILREALAQPCLEDGLMVQELYRRYERCYGSYETIAACQALELPPEYVRKPTRQQRPQQPQQQQQATRQQRSQQPQQKTQPKTQPKTHQKTLPEAQPPLNREQRRRQAHELRMGTKKQELPKAGVASKPSEEPIAKPSPVEPAATEVRDSHLKYSPHLETNKVFARNLHPAVTKEELMELFQPFGQVKDVRLVHKQKQMKGIAYVEYEKPEAAQKAVFTLNGHKLHGLAIFVAISNPPAKPAAPGAPEPLGPGSADGGAAKVAPKRRVQTSLIPTTLVRQEAAATAAKKRRLELAQEENEKEEPQPSTSTSTSSSSNGKKEETSLKSNDDFRKLFLKDK